From the Vibrio metoecus genome, one window contains:
- a CDS encoding sigma-70 family RNA polymerase sigma factor → MDRQRKYEALVRAYHRDLYRYAYWLCKDRSIAEDLVQETCLRAWKSLDSLLDEKAAKAWLITILRRENARRFERKQFDLVDIDEHDYDAKYTDDEYHQNEWLQNQILKLDVEYREPLFLQVVGGFSGEEIADILSLNKNTVMTRLFRARNQLKEMMDGSEHYPEQQNG, encoded by the coding sequence ATGGACAGACAAAGAAAATACGAAGCTCTAGTGCGAGCTTATCATCGCGATCTTTACCGATACGCCTATTGGTTATGTAAAGATCGCTCGATTGCCGAAGACTTGGTGCAAGAAACCTGCTTAAGAGCGTGGAAATCGCTCGATAGTTTGCTAGATGAAAAAGCAGCCAAAGCGTGGCTCATCACTATTTTACGCAGAGAAAATGCTCGTCGTTTTGAGCGTAAACAGTTTGACTTAGTGGATATTGATGAACACGACTATGACGCGAAATACACCGATGATGAATACCACCAAAATGAGTGGCTACAGAATCAAATTTTAAAACTGGATGTGGAATATCGAGAACCCCTCTTTTTACAAGTCGTCGGGGGATTCAGCGGGGAAGAGATCGCCGATATTCTTTCATTAAATAAAAATACCGTAATGACCCGTTTGTTTAGAGCACGCAACCAACTTAAAGAGATGATGGATGGTTCAGAACACTACCCGGAGCAGCAAAATGGATGA
- a CDS encoding DUF3379 domain-containing protein translates to MDELEFRRKVMSDPKQRDKELLEMIATNESSAKYVDDVLQLDKHIAQAFKIDVPDELADKILFQQSALLEDEKVIRPQFVRKAMAIAASIAFTAGLLVGQIQWGNILVSPAQASLSEMAVQHVIHEEGFVNRLDEQADMSQINAKMQPFAYKLDGNFPYHVYYLNHCGFGKENAVHMVFQGEKGKVTLFFTPIVSKQALAFKQDGMSGIVEPIGDASLILVGEQGENVSAIAEKLMPMIQSSI, encoded by the coding sequence ATGGATGAATTAGAGTTTCGCCGCAAAGTCATGTCTGACCCTAAACAACGGGACAAAGAACTGCTTGAGATGATCGCCACCAATGAATCAAGTGCTAAATATGTCGATGATGTACTGCAACTCGATAAACACATAGCGCAGGCATTCAAGATCGATGTTCCCGATGAGTTGGCCGATAAAATTTTATTCCAGCAAAGTGCTTTGCTTGAAGATGAGAAAGTGATCCGCCCACAATTTGTACGTAAAGCGATGGCGATAGCGGCCTCCATTGCCTTTACCGCAGGATTGTTGGTCGGTCAGATCCAGTGGGGGAATATTTTGGTTTCTCCCGCACAAGCCAGTTTGTCAGAAATGGCCGTACAACATGTGATTCATGAAGAAGGCTTTGTCAATCGACTGGATGAACAAGCAGACATGAGCCAAATCAACGCTAAAATGCAACCTTTTGCTTATAAGCTGGATGGAAATTTCCCCTATCACGTCTACTATCTGAACCATTGTGGTTTTGGTAAAGAAAATGCAGTGCATATGGTGTTTCAAGGTGAAAAAGGCAAAGTTACTCTGTTCTTTACCCCTATCGTCAGCAAGCAAGCATTAGCATTTAAGCAAGACGGTATGTCTGGCATTGTCGAACCAATAGGAGATGCCAGTTTAATTCTTGTTGGTGAACAAGGTGAAAATGTCTCTGCTATTGCAGAAAAATTAATGCCAATGATTCAGTCATCTATCTAA
- a CDS encoding outer membrane protein transport protein, whose amino-acid sequence MNNMRLFKKSLLAVTVTLATQQAFAAGFQLNAQSATGLGRAFAGDAVIADNAAVMSRNPAAMALFDEMALSLGFETITTDIKVKDAAYTKGAYVPATGSVLGATTTSANYDDAGGTSVAPNIHLIVPVNEQFAWGVNAYSNFGTKTEFSNSYAAAEYGGLTDVKSFNLGLSGSYRINQQFSVGAGLDLIYGQGTMKRAVPGSSSTYLLNVDKADGWAVGFNLGSVYELDENNRFGLAYRYSPEFKAKDDYGQEITLPLPDIAEFSGYHKIENTSFAVHYSVQWIGWSAFDKIDFENLNVSQSALAASSKTYAKQYQWKDGWHYSIGGTYYLNSAWTLRAGYMYDTSAQDSLTSISVPDSDRQWLSTGFTYHIDDRSNIDFGFTYLMGKDTNVKESLVLPSTTSPTGYAYTSVSGVTHADAILFGLQYSRTF is encoded by the coding sequence ATGAACAACATGCGTCTGTTTAAAAAATCTCTGCTTGCCGTAACGGTAACGCTAGCCACACAACAAGCTTTTGCTGCGGGTTTCCAGCTCAACGCACAATCTGCTACCGGTCTTGGTCGCGCCTTTGCGGGTGATGCCGTTATTGCCGATAACGCTGCCGTAATGTCTCGCAACCCAGCGGCGATGGCACTGTTTGATGAGATGGCGCTCTCTCTTGGTTTTGAAACCATTACAACCGATATCAAAGTAAAAGATGCCGCATATACAAAAGGCGCGTATGTGCCTGCTACAGGTTCTGTTTTAGGCGCAACGACTACAAGCGCAAATTACGATGACGCAGGCGGTACATCTGTTGCACCAAATATTCATCTAATTGTTCCTGTAAATGAGCAATTTGCTTGGGGCGTAAATGCATACTCTAACTTTGGTACGAAAACAGAATTCTCAAATAGCTATGCTGCAGCAGAGTATGGTGGTTTGACTGACGTTAAAAGCTTCAACTTAGGGCTTTCTGGCTCATATCGTATTAATCAACAGTTCAGTGTTGGTGCTGGCCTTGATCTGATTTACGGTCAAGGAACCATGAAACGTGCTGTTCCTGGTTCATCAAGCACATATCTACTCAACGTTGATAAAGCTGATGGCTGGGCAGTTGGTTTTAACCTTGGTTCAGTTTATGAGTTGGATGAAAACAATCGCTTTGGTTTAGCTTATCGCTACAGCCCAGAGTTTAAAGCTAAAGACGATTATGGTCAGGAGATCACACTTCCTCTACCAGATATCGCAGAGTTTTCTGGCTACCATAAAATTGAAAATACCTCTTTTGCGGTTCACTATAGCGTACAGTGGATTGGTTGGTCAGCGTTTGACAAGATCGACTTTGAAAATCTAAATGTAAGCCAATCTGCGCTAGCAGCCTCAAGCAAAACCTATGCAAAACAATATCAATGGAAAGATGGTTGGCACTACTCGATTGGTGGTACCTACTACCTAAACAGTGCATGGACACTGCGTGCTGGCTACATGTATGACACCAGCGCACAAGACTCTCTGACTTCAATTTCTGTTCCTGATTCAGATCGTCAATGGCTATCAACTGGTTTCACGTATCACATTGATGATAGATCGAACATTGACTTTGGTTTTACTTACTTAATGGGTAAAGACACCAACGTTAAAGAATCGCTTGTATTACCATCAACTACAAGCCCTACTGGTTACGCCTATACATCTGTTTCAGGTGTAACCCACGCAGACGCGATTCTGTTCGGCTTACAATACAGCCGTACGTTTTAA
- a CDS encoding outer membrane protein transport protein, which yields MKSNKTLLSCAVAFGLASVSTVTHAAGFQLAEYSATGLGRAYAGEAAIADNASAQWRNPAMLTYLEGTQVSIGAIYVNPNVDVNGTVQHTYLGQSQASAKDFAHDAIVPNLYLTHPLSEQIVLGFALGTNYGMETDLGTDFAGSHFGNQASVISKEANLNIAYQILPQLSIGGGIRYVMGDGHFGATAPAKNIVGQHPVTHQPISVPQGTTLKYMEGEDTSWGWQVSTAWQINEHHRLGFAYKSEVVMDFDGHAEGIIYGGQKPGMMSITLPATAELASLHQLNEQWAIHASVNWTDWSTFQELTAVFSDGPDKIKSENWEDNYRFALGTTYQYDQKITLRAGVAYDTSAVNDKNRTATIPETDRTWVSIGGSYVATPQLTLDAGFTYIFAKDATVNEPRDASDQAAAQVGGAFNADVTGNVWLIGVQANYRF from the coding sequence ATGAAAAGCAATAAGACTCTCCTTTCCTGCGCCGTGGCTTTCGGTTTAGCCAGTGTTTCAACCGTGACTCATGCTGCTGGCTTCCAGCTTGCTGAGTATTCAGCAACGGGTCTTGGCCGTGCTTACGCGGGTGAAGCGGCTATCGCAGACAACGCCAGCGCACAATGGCGCAACCCTGCAATGCTCACTTATTTAGAGGGAACCCAAGTCTCCATCGGAGCCATTTATGTCAACCCTAATGTCGATGTGAATGGTACTGTTCAGCATACCTACCTAGGACAAAGCCAAGCATCTGCAAAAGATTTTGCTCACGATGCCATCGTTCCTAATCTTTACCTGACTCACCCATTGAGCGAACAAATCGTATTAGGCTTTGCCCTTGGCACTAACTACGGTATGGAAACCGATCTGGGTACTGACTTTGCAGGCTCTCACTTTGGTAACCAAGCGAGCGTGATCAGCAAAGAAGCAAACCTAAACATTGCATACCAAATTCTGCCTCAATTGAGCATTGGTGGCGGCATTCGCTACGTAATGGGTGACGGTCATTTTGGTGCTACCGCTCCTGCGAAAAATATCGTTGGGCAACATCCTGTAACGCATCAGCCGATTTCAGTGCCTCAAGGTACAACCTTGAAATATATGGAAGGTGAAGATACCTCTTGGGGATGGCAGGTAAGTACTGCATGGCAAATCAATGAACATCATCGCTTAGGTTTCGCCTACAAATCGGAAGTTGTGATGGATTTTGATGGGCATGCAGAAGGCATCATTTATGGTGGCCAAAAGCCAGGGATGATGTCAATTACACTCCCAGCAACCGCTGAGCTAGCAAGCCTCCATCAACTGAATGAACAATGGGCAATCCATGCCAGTGTTAACTGGACGGACTGGAGCACTTTCCAAGAACTAACAGCAGTCTTTTCTGATGGTCCCGATAAAATAAAATCGGAAAACTGGGAGGATAACTATCGCTTCGCGCTAGGTACAACCTATCAGTACGATCAAAAAATCACCCTGCGTGCCGGTGTGGCTTACGATACTTCAGCCGTCAATGATAAAAACCGTACCGCCACTATCCCAGAAACTGATCGAACTTGGGTAAGCATCGGTGGCAGCTATGTCGCGACACCACAATTGACTCTGGATGCAGGTTTCACTTACATCTTTGCCAAAGACGCAACGGTTAACGAACCACGTGATGCCTCTGACCAAGCGGCAGCTCAAGTTGGTGGTGCATTCAATGCCGATGTGACCGGTAATGTGTGGCTGATCGGTGTACAAGCGAACTACCGCTTCTAA